CGTGCGCGGGGCTTTTCGCGTTCCTGCCTGTTCAAGCTTCCCGGGACCGGGGTCAGGGCTCCTTGCGCCCCTGCCTTTCCCGCACGCGCATCTCCTCGAGCAGCAGGTACTTCTGGAAGACGTAGAGCATGTCGTAGAGCGCCAGGACGAAGCCCGCGCGGCCGTCGAGGAAGCCGCGCTTGAAGACGTACTTCTTCACGAAGCGCCCGAGCGCGCGGAAGATCGCGCCCGTGACGCCGCAGCGCTTGCCCCTGGCGTACATGATCTCGGCCGCGGTCTTGGTGTAGCTCGAGATCTTGCGCAGGTGCTCGGCCAGGTCCTCGTAGGGGTAGTGGATGATGTCCGCCTGAAGCCTCGGGGCCTCGCCCTTGGGGCGGAACTCCTCGTGCGGCAGGGTGCCCTGCAGCACGTAGCCGTCCGCGCGGAAGACCCGGAAGAGCCAGTCCGGGTACCAGCCGGAGTGGCCCATGAAGCGCTCGAAATAAAAAGAGCTGCGGCGCACCCAGAAGCCGCAGGCGTTGCCCGGGTTCTCCAGGCGCGAGAGGACGTTCTCGCGCAACTCGGGCGAGAGGACCTCGTCCTGGTCGAGGGTGATGATCCAGGGCGTCTGCACGTGCTCGAAGGCGAACGTGAACTGGGGGATGGTCCCCTCCCAGGCGCGGGTGAGGACGCGGGCCTTGAACTCTGCGGCGATGGCGAGCGTTTCGTCCGTGCTCCCGGAGTCCACGACCAGGATCTCGTCGCAGAAGGCGAGGCTTTCGAGGCATTGCCGCAGGAGGCGCTGTCCGTTGAAGGTCAGGACCACCGCGGTGATGGGCTGGCGCATGCGTATACCTGCTTTCGTCCGGCCGCGCGGCTCGCGCGCCGCGGCGTCCGTTTCAGCCGTTTCCACCGCTT
The window above is part of the Desulfovibrio sp. X2 genome. Proteins encoded here:
- a CDS encoding glycosyltransferase family 2 protein gives rise to the protein MRQPITAVVLTFNGQRLLRQCLESLAFCDEILVVDSGSTDETLAIAAEFKARVLTRAWEGTIPQFTFAFEHVQTPWIITLDQDEVLSPELRENVLSRLENPGNACGFWVRRSSFYFERFMGHSGWYPDWLFRVFRADGYVLQGTLPHEEFRPKGEAPRLQADIIHYPYEDLAEHLRKISSYTKTAAEIMYARGKRCGVTGAIFRALGRFVKKYVFKRGFLDGRAGFVLALYDMLYVFQKYLLLEEMRVRERQGRKEP